In a single window of the uncultured Erythrobacter sp. genome:
- the phaZ gene encoding polyhydroxyalkanoate depolymerase translates to MLYQAYELQRSWMNSVSAIASISSEMLAHPANPLGKVGFGPMAANALDVFAHATAHYGKPAFDINEVEVDGRTYPVIEATVINRAFGDLKRFRLDGIDDKRPKLLIVAPMSGHYATLLRGTVERMLQSFEVYITDWADAKLVPVSEGDFNLDTYIDYLIEFLEYIESLEPGQRPHMLAVCQPSVPAFAATALLNQHNSPAAPATLTMMGGPIDTRESPTTVNNHAMNRPIEWFRQSVIATVPINYRGAGRRVYPGFMQLSAFMSMNLQSHMMSHYEMFKHLTAGDEESADATKAFYDEYRAVCDMTAEFYLQTVEEVFQKHSIPRGTFEHKGEVVDLTQITDTALLAIEGERDDISGLGQTKAALDLASGLSEDKKRYYMAEGAGHYGIFNGSRWRTKVAPVVEEFVAAHS, encoded by the coding sequence ATGCTTTACCAAGCTTATGAGCTGCAACGCAGCTGGATGAATTCCGTGAGCGCGATCGCTTCGATCAGTTCAGAGATGCTCGCACACCCCGCCAATCCGCTGGGCAAAGTTGGCTTCGGCCCGATGGCTGCCAACGCGCTTGACGTGTTCGCCCATGCCACCGCGCATTATGGCAAGCCCGCTTTCGACATCAACGAGGTCGAGGTGGATGGCAGAACCTATCCCGTGATCGAGGCGACGGTGATCAACCGCGCTTTCGGCGATCTCAAACGCTTCCGCCTCGACGGGATAGATGACAAGCGGCCCAAATTGCTGATCGTTGCTCCCATGAGCGGGCATTATGCGACCCTGCTGCGCGGCACGGTCGAGCGGATGCTGCAAAGCTTTGAGGTCTACATCACCGACTGGGCCGATGCGAAGCTGGTGCCGGTGTCGGAAGGCGACTTCAACCTCGACACCTATATCGACTACCTCATCGAATTCCTCGAATATATCGAGTCGCTGGAACCCGGCCAGCGCCCGCATATGCTCGCCGTATGCCAGCCCTCGGTCCCGGCCTTTGCCGCGACCGCGCTGCTCAATCAGCACAATTCTCCGGCTGCGCCCGCCACGCTGACCATGATGGGCGGGCCGATTGATACGCGCGAAAGCCCGACCACGGTCAACAATCACGCGATGAACCGCCCGATCGAATGGTTCCGCCAGAGCGTAATTGCCACCGTTCCGATCAATTATCGCGGCGCCGGGCGGCGGGTCTATCCCGGCTTCATGCAGCTATCAGCGTTCATGAGCATGAACCTGCAAAGCCACATGATGAGCCATTACGAGATGTTCAAACACCTCACCGCTGGCGATGAGGAAAGCGCAGATGCGACAAAGGCGTTTTACGACGAATATCGCGCCGTGTGCGACATGACGGCGGAGTTCTACCTCCAGACGGTCGAGGAAGTGTTCCAGAAACACTCGATCCCGCGCGGCACGTTTGAACACAAGGGCGAAGTGGTCGACCTCACTCAGATCACCGACACCGCCTTGCTCGCCATCGAAGGCGAACGCGACGACATTTCAGGCCTCGGCCAGACCAAAGCCGCGCTCGACCTCGCAAGCGGGCTCTCCGAAGACAAGAAGCGCTACTACATGGCCGAAGGCGCCGGGCATTACGGCATCTTCAACGGGAGCAGGTGGCGGACCAAGGTCGCACCGGTGGTTGAGGAATTTGTGGCGGCGCATTCTTAA
- a CDS encoding ABC transporter transmembrane domain-containing protein — protein sequence MIYREAAKYPAQIIFALIALTVTAAGTLAIPAAVQLIVDRGFGAVEGAGEIARWFRYLGLIVVVIALGTAARFYFVSWIGERVVADIRRKVHRNLLRLSPAFYEDNSPKEISSRMTSDTAIIETVVGTTVSVALRNVFLGIGGTIYLFYLLPGFTIWLAVGIPMTVLPIMFFGRRIRTISRDSQDRVADVGAMVTEVLSAMKVVQSFGQQPREADRFGDAVERTFNTARKRIILRAVMTSIVIFGIFGGIVLMLWRGAEAVAADAMTSGTLMAFLVGSMIVAGAFGALTEVYGDLLRGAGAASRLAELLEAKPSIAPPERPEKLPEPPRGSLSFRNVTFRYPARPETPALKDFSLEIEPGETVAIVGPSGAGKSTIFQLVERFYDPQVGTIRLDGIALTKADPAEIRDRIAFVPQDGVLFSANARDNLRYGRWDASDEAIWEAATAANAERFLRELPAGLDTYLGEGGTQLSGGQRQRVAIARALLRDSPILLLDEATSALDAESEQLVQQALDGLMKERTTLVIAHRLATVRAADRIIVLDGGEVVEQGTHAELSAAGGLYARLATLQFAAEAA from the coding sequence ATGATCTATCGCGAGGCCGCCAAATATCCGGCACAGATAATCTTTGCCTTGATCGCTCTGACAGTCACTGCTGCGGGCACACTTGCCATCCCTGCCGCTGTCCAGCTGATCGTCGATCGCGGGTTCGGCGCGGTCGAGGGCGCCGGTGAAATCGCGCGATGGTTCCGTTATCTTGGGCTGATTGTTGTCGTCATCGCTTTGGGCACAGCAGCGCGGTTCTACTTCGTCAGCTGGATCGGCGAGCGCGTGGTCGCCGATATCCGCCGCAAGGTTCACCGCAACCTGCTCAGGCTTTCGCCCGCCTTTTACGAGGACAATTCACCCAAGGAAATTTCCAGCCGGATGACGTCGGATACGGCGATTATCGAAACGGTGGTGGGCACCACGGTATCGGTCGCCTTGCGCAACGTCTTTCTCGGCATCGGCGGAACGATTTACCTCTTCTACCTGCTGCCCGGCTTTACGATCTGGCTTGCTGTCGGCATTCCGATGACGGTCTTGCCGATCATGTTCTTTGGCCGCCGGATCCGCACGATCTCGCGCGACAGCCAGGACCGTGTTGCGGATGTTGGCGCGATGGTCACAGAAGTGCTTTCGGCCATGAAAGTGGTCCAGAGCTTTGGCCAGCAGCCGCGCGAAGCCGATCGTTTCGGCGATGCGGTGGAGCGCACGTTCAACACCGCGCGCAAGCGGATCATCCTGCGGGCTGTAATGACCTCGATTGTCATTTTCGGGATTTTCGGCGGTATCGTGTTGATGCTTTGGCGCGGTGCGGAAGCGGTCGCGGCTGACGCGATGACATCGGGAACCTTGATGGCATTCCTTGTCGGCTCGATGATCGTGGCAGGCGCATTCGGCGCGCTGACCGAGGTTTACGGCGATCTCTTGCGCGGCGCAGGGGCGGCATCCCGGCTGGCGGAATTGCTGGAGGCGAAGCCGAGCATTGCGCCGCCCGAACGGCCCGAGAAACTGCCCGAGCCGCCGCGCGGTTCACTCTCGTTCCGCAATGTCACGTTCCGCTATCCCGCAAGGCCCGAAACGCCTGCGCTGAAAGATTTCAGCCTTGAGATCGAGCCGGGCGAGACGGTTGCGATTGTCGGGCCTTCGGGTGCGGGCAAGTCGACGATCTTCCAACTGGTCGAGCGGTTTTATGACCCGCAAGTGGGCACGATCCGCCTCGACGGTATTGCCCTGACCAAAGCCGACCCCGCTGAAATCCGCGACCGCATCGCCTTTGTGCCTCAGGACGGAGTACTGTTCAGCGCCAATGCGCGCGACAATCTGCGCTATGGCAGGTGGGACGCGAGCGACGAGGCGATCTGGGAAGCGGCGACGGCGGCCAATGCGGAGCGGTTCCTGCGCGAATTGCCAGCAGGCCTCGACACATATCTTGGCGAAGGCGGCACGCAATTGTCGGGCGGCCAGCGCCAGCGCGTAGCGATTGCCCGCGCATTGCTGCGCGATTCTCCGATCCTGCTGCTTGATGAAGCCACCAGCGCGCTGGATGCTGAAAGCGAGCAACTGGTCCAGCAAGCGCTCGATGGGTTGATGAAAGAGCGCACCACTTTGGTGATCGCCCACCGCCTTGCCACTGTGCGCGCGGCGGACCGGATCATCGTGCTCGATGGCGGCGAAGTGGTCGAGCAAGGCACGCATGCGGAGCTGAGCGCGGCAGGCGGGCTCTATGCGCGGCTTGCGACGCTGCAATTCGCTGCCGAAGCCGCGTAA